The Hyalangium minutum genomic sequence AGGAGCGGATGCAGGAGGAACTGCGCACCCAGCCCTCACGCCGGGTCCTCCTCAAGGCGGATCAGGCGCTCGCCTGTGCCCAGGTGCAGAAGGTGATGGCGCTCATCCGGACCTCAGGCGCCAAGACCATGGGCCTCGGTGTGGACGAGCTGAAGGCCCCCTGAGCACCAGGAGGCTGCCATGCACAAGAGAAGAACTTTCTCCAGTTCCCCGAGAACTCCCAGGCACCGGCAGGAGAGCCCTCTGCCGAGAACCAGGTGGTCGTGGGCATCACCGGAGAGGGGCGCTTCACCGTCTCCCGCTACTGGCGGTACATCATCACATCCAGGGCACCGCTCGGGCCCGGAAAGACGTGGGCCTGCACCTGGATGGGAGCGATGTTGGAAGTGGAGCGGTACTCCACGTTGCTGCTCGTCTTGGCGTACAGGGATACCTTATACGTGCCAGGCCTCAGGTAGCTGTAGACGATGGGTTTGTCCGCGCAGCGATGCCAGTCGCCCAGCGCCCCGTAGATCCACTCGCCCGTCGAGGTGTCCTGGAAGTTGATGCCCACCTGCAGGTTGCCCGTCGGGTCCAACGTGTTGCAGTCGAACGTCACCGAGCCGTCCGTGAACCTCCAGGAGATGGAGGCCCCGCCAATCGCATACAGGCTGTAGGCAGCCGATACCGGGTTATACGCCTGCGTCACCAGCTCACCGTTGAAGTAGTAGAGCGGCTTGCCTGAAGCGTCCCGCGCGATGAACTCGATGAAGTGCGAGCCCGGCGACAGGCTCGGCGTCTGCAGGCCCGGGGACGTCTGCCCCACGTTGCAAGCGAAGTTGCGCGGCGCCAAGTCATCCAGGGTGATGTCCACCGAGGCCACACCCGCCTGCGCGCAGCTCGCGTTGCCCGGGAAGCTCCAGTTCAGGTAGGCGTACGATGCGGGGTTGCCCACGGGCGCCAGATCCACGCGCACCGTCTTGTCGCCGTTGATGGTGAAGGAGCCATTGGCCTCGAAGAGGATCTGGTTCTGGAAGTCCACCGCCTGCAGGGTGAAGTTGTACGAGCCAGGCGCGAAGTCATGCAGGGTAATTCCGTCCACCCCCGAGCTGGTACACGCGTACCGTCCGTTGTTGCTCAGCACCTCGCCCGGGATGGTGATGTTGACGCCGTACACGTCACGCGCCTGATCGCAGCGCAGCCCGTTGAACGTCCACAGGAACGTCACGTCGCCCAGCTGGGCGGTCAGTGCGGCCAAGGAGTAGTCGGCGGAGACCGGATCATATGCCCGCGTCGTGAGCCCTCCCCTGTATGTGTAGAGCGGCTGCCCCGACGAAGCCCGGGCAATGAGCTCGATCGAGTGCAGGCCCGGAGCGAGATACGGCGTCTGCAGACCTGGCGGGGTCTGCCCTGCGGTGCAGGGGGCGCTGTGCGGGGCCAGGCCATCCAGCAGCACCTCCACAGTGGAGACTCCGGCTTGAGCGCAGCTCATGTTCCCCGGGAAGCTCCAGCTCAAGTAGGCATACGAGCCGGGATTCCCCGTGGGCGTCAGGTCGACCACCACGGTCTTGCTGCCGTTGATGATGAAGGTGCCGCTGGCCTCGAAGAGGATCTGGTTCTGGAAGTTCACCGCCTGCAGGGTGAAGGCGTACGAGCCGGGCGCGAAGTCATGCAGGGTGATGCCGTCCACACCCGAGGTGCTGCACGCATACTTGCCGTCGTTGGCCAGCGCCTCTCCGGGGATGGTGACGTTGACCCCGTACACGTCACGCGCCTGATCGCAGCGCAAGCCACCGAAGGTCCAGAGCAAGGTCACGTCGCCCGGCTGGGCGGGAGGAGGCTTGTCGGAGACGACGCAGCCCGTGGAGATCGACACAGCACAGAACAATGCGAACAGCAGTCTGGAGCTCATGGGGATATCCGCTGAGTGGGAAGAGGAACACATGGGCATCCGGCCCGGTGCGCACTCTAGCAGGCTCTTTTTCCGATGCTGTCGGCGGCACTGCATCCGCGTGCGCCCTGGGGGCACTCAACTCCTCATGGTGCGTCCGGATAATGCGCTCAACCACGCAGCACAGGGGGAGCCGCACATGTCGACCATCAAGAAGGGAAGTCCGCTGGGGAACGGGGTGAACCCGCTGAGCCAGGGCAAGCTGGCGCAGGCCTCGCCGCAGAAAGCACAGAACTCCGCGCCGCAAGCCCCCCCGCAGTCGCAGGCCCGTGCTCACCACGCACGCGACTCCTTCGAGCCCTCCTCCCAAGGGCCTCGGGTGCTCACCCACCACGGGAAGACCATCGTGGATCTCGGCTCCGGGGACAACAACGCGACCATCCACCAGACGAAGAATGGTGGGCTGCGGATCACCTCGGACGGTAAGACGGTCACGCTCACGGCACAGCAGGCTCGTAACGCCGTCATCCGAGGCGGCGCGGGCAACGACACCATCGTCGCGGACGAGAGCGTCAAGATGGGGCTGAAGATCGAGGGTGGCAGCGGCGATGACACGCTCGTGGGTGGCCGGGGCAATGACCGGATCAAGGGCGGCAGCGGCCACGACGTGCTGAGCGGCGGCAAGGGCCATGACACGCTCGATGGTGGCAAGGGCAACGACCTGCTGCTCGGCGGCAAGGGCAACGACACGCTCATGGGAGGAGGAGGCCATGACGCTCTGGCCGGTGAGCAGGGCAACGACACGCTCTCCGGTGGCAGCGGCCACGACGTGCTCCTCGGAGACCAAGGCAACGATCGGCTCAGCGGCGGCACGGGCAACGACTACCTCAGCGGCGGCACGGGCCATGACCGCCTCGATGGCGGCAAGGGGCACGATGAGCTGTACGGGGACGGCGGCAACGACGTGCTGAAGGGCCGCGACGGCAACGACGTGCTGGACGGCGGAAGCGGCCACGACCGGCTGTACGGCGGCCGGGGCAATGACGTCCTCAGCGGCGGCCCGGGCCACGACGTGGCGAATGGCGGCCCGGGCGACGACCTCATCAGCGACTGAGCCTTCCTTCGAGGAAGAGCCCGCGCGGCTCAGCGCCGCCGGGCCTCGAGCAGGCTGACCATTCCTGCCTGAGCCTGAGTGATGCGCTCCAGCTCCCAGCCCGTGGCCTCCAGCAGCGCCTGGAACTCGCGGGCCGTGCGCTCCTGGCCATCCGCCATCACGAGCATGTTCAGGTCCATGAGCGGCATCGTGGAGAGCTGCCCATCCTCTGGCATCACCCGCTCCACCAGGATCAGCCTCGCCCCCTCAGGGGCTCCCTGGTGGATGTGCCGCAGGATGGTGGTCGCGGGCGCATCGGCCCAGTCGTGGATGATGTGCTTGACCAGGTAGCACTCCGCCGCAGGGATGACAGGCTCGAAGAAACTGCCCCCCACCAGCTCGACCCGGCCAGCCAATCCCACGGACTCGATACGGGAGCGGGCGCCATCGATGACCTTCGGCAAGTCGAAGAGGATGCCTCGGCAGGAGGGATAAGCCCGGAGCACCGCCTCCAGCAGCACGCCCTGGCTGCCGCCCACGTCCGCCACGCGGGCGTAGCCCGAGAAGTCATGCAGGCGCGGAATCTCGTTGGCCACCATGAGAGTGAGCGCTCCCATGGTCCTGGCGAAGAGCGTGCCCTCCTCGGGGTGCTGGGAGAAGTGCTCCCAGACGTCCATGCCCAGCGCGGCCTTCGTGGTGGAGTGGTTGGTGCGAATCGCCTCCGGGAGCAGGCCCCAGGGCAGCCAGTGCGCGCGATCGCACATGCCAATGGCCATGTCGCGCATGGAGCCCGGCACGTCCGAGCGGAGGAGCTGCCCCATGGGCGTCAGCGAGAACGTGCGCGGGGAGACCTCCTGCACGAGGCCCGCGGAGATCGCTCCGCGCAGCAGGCGGTACAGTCCCTCCGGGTGGGCGCCGACTTCGGACGCCACTTCATCACTTGGGCGGGGACCGCTCGCGAGCCGGTCCGCCACACCCAGGCGGGCGACGGCATGAATGACCTGGGAGATCCAGAATCCTCGGATACGCTCAGCGAGTTGCTCTTGGGGGGACACAGCATGCGGGACGGAGGCGCTCATGCCCTGCGATGTAACCAAGGGCCGCAACCGGCGCGAAGCGGCGGCGGGAGCAACTTCAAGATAGTCCACGAAGAAACAGTCCCCACGTCAACGCACCTGGGGTCTCCAGGTACCCCCGTCCCAGCCCGGGCCGCTCAGACGAGCGGTCGGAGCGCCTCCTCCAGCTTCGCGCGAGGCACGGCTCCGACGATCTGCTTCACCACCCGGCCTCCCTTGAACACGAGCAGCGTGGGCGTTGCCCGGATGCCGTACTCCTGGGCCGTCTGCTGATGATCATCCACGTTGAGCTTCGCGAACTTCATGCGCCCCTTGTACTCCGTGGCCAGCGCATCGAGGACCGGAGCGAGGATGCGGCACGGCGGGCACCACGTCGCCGTGAAGTCCACCAACACCGGCTCATTCGCCTCGAGCACCTCGCGCTGGAACTCCGCGTCCCCGAGCATCACAACGTCCCCTGCCATGGCATGTCCTCCTCGAGCAGCAACGGCCGTGTGGACCGCGCCTGGGTTCGCGAGAGATGTATTAACGGGAGGCTTCGCGGACGAGAGCCCGCCGGGAAACGCACTGTTCCGCTTCGGCCCCCAGGCTCAGCCGCGCGAGCGCGCGGGACGTGAAGCAGAGGAGACATCTCCCTCCCAAGGAACCGCGGCGCTGCGCTCCGAGAGCAAGCTCAAGAAGGCGCGCACCTTGGGCGGCAGCTGGCAGCGGCTCGGGTAGACGGCGAAGACGGGAAGCCCTGGCGGTGTCTCGGCCTCCAGGACGGGCACGAGCAGGCCCGCGCGCACGTCCTCCGTGACGAGGGCCGCTGGCAGCCGCACCACGCCCAGCCCCGCTCGCGCCGCCGCCTGACCGGCTCGGACACTGGGCACGCGCAACCGGCCGCTCACGGGCACCGTCCGAGCGCCCTTCCCTTCTCCGAAGAACCACACCTCGTCCGTGCCGGGCTCGGCCAGGAGGACACACTCGTGTCCCGGAAGCTCCTCGGGTGAGCGGAGGGGGCCGTGGCCGCTGAGGTAGGCGGGGCTGGCGTAGTAGCCCGTTCGCACGAGCCCAAGCCGGCGAGCCATCAGCGTGGAGTCCGCCAGCGGTCCGGTCCTCAGCGCGAGATCATACTCCTCGGCGATGAGGTCCACATGGGCCTCGGCGAGGGAGACCTCCACGCGCATCCTCGGCTGGCGCAGGAGGAACTCCGCGATGAGTGGCGTGAGCAGCTCGCCGAGCAGCGAGAGGGT encodes the following:
- a CDS encoding calcium-binding protein, with the translated sequence MSTIKKGSPLGNGVNPLSQGKLAQASPQKAQNSAPQAPPQSQARAHHARDSFEPSSQGPRVLTHHGKTIVDLGSGDNNATIHQTKNGGLRITSDGKTVTLTAQQARNAVIRGGAGNDTIVADESVKMGLKIEGGSGDDTLVGGRGNDRIKGGSGHDVLSGGKGHDTLDGGKGNDLLLGGKGNDTLMGGGGHDALAGEQGNDTLSGGSGHDVLLGDQGNDRLSGGTGNDYLSGGTGHDRLDGGKGHDELYGDGGNDVLKGRDGNDVLDGGSGHDRLYGGRGNDVLSGGPGHDVANGGPGDDLISD
- a CDS encoding LysR family transcriptional regulator, translated to MPPSPPLLDDMLLFAEVVTAGGITSAAERLGLRKSTVSRRLAALEDRLGTRLLERNTRRLRLTEVGRQYHAECSRLVAEAREVNRAVSESRDTPQGTLRLATLSLLGELLTPLIAEFLLRQPRMRVEVSLAEAHVDLIAEEYDLALRTGPLADSTLMARRLGLVRTGYYASPAYLSGHGPLRSPEELPGHECVLLAEPGTDEVWFFGEGKGARTVPVSGRLRVPSVRAGQAAARAGLGVVRLPAALVTEDVRAGLLVPVLEAETPPGLPVFAVYPSRCQLPPKVRAFLSLLSERSAAVPWEGDVSSASRPARSRG
- a CDS encoding methyltransferase encodes the protein MSASVPHAVSPQEQLAERIRGFWISQVIHAVARLGVADRLASGPRPSDEVASEVGAHPEGLYRLLRGAISAGLVQEVSPRTFSLTPMGQLLRSDVPGSMRDMAIGMCDRAHWLPWGLLPEAIRTNHSTTKAALGMDVWEHFSQHPEEGTLFARTMGALTLMVANEIPRLHDFSGYARVADVGGSQGVLLEAVLRAYPSCRGILFDLPKVIDGARSRIESVGLAGRVELVGGSFFEPVIPAAECYLVKHIIHDWADAPATTILRHIHQGAPEGARLILVERVMPEDGQLSTMPLMDLNMLVMADGQERTAREFQALLEATGWELERITQAQAGMVSLLEARRR
- the trxA gene encoding thioredoxin, encoding MAGDVVMLGDAEFQREVLEANEPVLVDFTATWCPPCRILAPVLDALATEYKGRMKFAKLNVDDHQQTAQEYGIRATPTLLVFKGGRVVKQIVGAVPRAKLEEALRPLV